One window of Treponema denticola genomic DNA carries:
- a CDS encoding penicillin-binding protein: MEEVDSFISKPRFWFFISLVILFTGFLILQFAKYMIMKEPVVITPKVSTERGTIYDRNKKILAVQTTVYNLYADKTLMKNPAEAAKALAPVLMQNESDLLEKIQDSKSNFLYLKKRMSESERDLVKNVIDENKLSGIRFESVFNRTYPENTLASTVVGFLGDDGRGKTGVEYSLQNILSPPPETKGYTGKGYDVYLSIDGNIQYMLEKIISKTMEETKAQSAVFLAVDAKTGEVLAYVNSPSASLANFIESTPEQRFDRPANYVYEPGSVFKIFSMAAFLELGTTKDGQVYDCNALFEFNRPNVKPITCLKTHGRVSPRDVIRLSCNDATAQIADITEKNAFYEKIKLFGFGSKTNIELPGESAGLLAPPQNWSIRTKHTIAIGQEIGVSALQLVEAATAFTNKGSTLRLSLISKVADKEGNIVYLHKPSVLNKVISEKNAELLLSYMRTGSIEGIAWRASINGVPIAVKTGTAQMANEKGGGYSKTDFISSCIGIFPADDPKIILYTAVMKPVGQIYGSIVAAPAISEASNEIIDYLGLARENAPTVEHTGRIPISDNKPVVLKDKMPDLTGVPKKLLLELLLQKDFSVKITGDGYVVSQTPPAGTPLKKGMKIELNLE; the protein is encoded by the coding sequence ATGGAAGAAGTAGATAGTTTTATTTCAAAGCCCCGCTTTTGGTTTTTTATAAGTCTTGTAATATTGTTCACAGGTTTTCTTATACTCCAATTTGCAAAGTATATGATAATGAAAGAACCTGTAGTTATTACGCCTAAAGTTTCGACCGAAAGGGGTACTATCTACGATAGAAATAAAAAGATTCTTGCCGTGCAAACGACTGTTTACAACCTCTATGCCGATAAAACCCTTATGAAAAATCCTGCCGAGGCGGCAAAGGCCTTGGCCCCTGTTTTAATGCAAAACGAATCCGATCTCTTGGAAAAAATTCAAGATTCCAAATCCAATTTTTTATATTTAAAAAAAAGAATGAGCGAAAGTGAAAGGGATTTGGTTAAAAACGTTATAGATGAAAATAAATTAAGCGGTATCAGGTTTGAGTCTGTGTTTAACCGCACCTATCCCGAAAATACCTTGGCCTCTACAGTCGTAGGTTTTTTAGGCGATGACGGCAGGGGAAAAACAGGCGTAGAATACTCCCTTCAAAATATTCTTTCTCCTCCTCCTGAAACAAAGGGCTATACGGGCAAGGGCTACGATGTTTATTTAAGCATAGACGGAAACATTCAGTACATGCTCGAAAAAATTATATCGAAAACGATGGAAGAAACAAAGGCTCAATCTGCCGTTTTTCTTGCAGTTGATGCAAAGACCGGAGAAGTTCTCGCCTATGTAAACTCACCTTCTGCCTCCCTTGCAAACTTTATCGAAAGCACGCCTGAACAACGTTTTGACCGTCCTGCAAACTATGTTTATGAGCCGGGGTCGGTTTTTAAGATATTTTCTATGGCTGCCTTTTTGGAATTGGGTACTACTAAGGATGGGCAAGTCTATGACTGCAATGCTCTTTTTGAATTTAACAGACCCAATGTAAAACCCATCACCTGTTTAAAGACTCATGGCAGGGTAAGCCCGCGGGATGTAATCCGCCTTTCATGTAATGATGCAACTGCCCAGATTGCCGATATTACCGAAAAAAATGCTTTTTATGAAAAGATTAAACTCTTCGGTTTCGGCTCCAAAACCAATATAGAGCTTCCGGGGGAGTCGGCAGGGCTTCTTGCTCCTCCTCAAAACTGGTCTATACGTACAAAGCACACAATTGCTATAGGACAGGAAATAGGAGTTTCAGCATTGCAGCTGGTTGAAGCTGCAACGGCCTTTACCAATAAGGGATCAACCCTGCGCCTTTCTCTTATTTCAAAGGTTGCCGACAAGGAAGGAAACATCGTCTATCTTCATAAGCCCTCGGTTTTAAACAAGGTTATATCCGAAAAAAATGCCGAGCTGCTTTTAAGCTATATGAGAACGGGCTCCATAGAGGGTATAGCTTGGAGGGCATCTATCAACGGAGTTCCCATTGCCGTAAAAACCGGAACAGCTCAGATGGCAAATGAGAAAGGCGGGGGCTACAGTAAGACCGATTTTATTTCAAGTTGTATAGGAATTTTTCCGGCAGATGACCCAAAGATTATTTTATATACGGCTGTCATGAAACCTGTCGGACAAATATACGGCTCCATTGTTGCCGCTCCCGCAATTTCAGAGGCCTCAAATGAAATTATAGATTATCTCGGACTTGCAAGAGAAAACGCTCCCACCGTTGAACACACCGGCCGGATTCCCATAAGCGATAATAAACCTGTCGTCTTAAAAGATAAGATGCCCGACTTAACGGGAGTTCCCAAAAAACTTTTGCTTGAGCTTCTTTTACAAAAAGACTTTTCGGTAAAAATCACAGGTGACGGATATGTCGTCTCTCAAACTCCTCCGGCCGGAACACCTCTTAAAAAAGGAATGAAAATTGAGCTCAATCTCGAATAA
- a CDS encoding motility associated factor glycosyltransferase family protein: MSSISNKESAGNREILYKNLFYNAELFSRRFPELSAALGLDSENGIKQFAEKIPESYYLEEAKLKEKDKNIFTARINGKYLHSKYNPISEAEKNISLDFFEDKKAKSSCIFCGLGLGYTQELYAKKYPKSSLIIIEPDLFVFFLFLQSRPLDDFFMHENLILLLGLYPKDVLDFFESKSFFDIPIFKIQSVIDVSSSWFSEFEALKKRRNEKTNLNKNTLKKFGKLWLKNFLKNMEQTEGLFGINKIENIFASCPALIIAAGPGLDDTINLVKENEDKFIIIAADTAVRACHRHGLKPDFILLMDAQYWNYLHLADLDISDSILITESSVYPAVFRLKTKAKFLCTSMFPLAQYIEKLIGEKGKLVTGGSVATACWDFARILGCHEIIFAGLDLAFPDFQTHFKGSRFEEDVNAFSNRFFPSETASHLSLYSASPQLKEGYKGKVLSDKRMQMYAWWFESKIAEFPDIKTYKLLPRGLKIPNMPALNMEEFLIKAKASPLSKKIKIEKMSALPNLSSKKEDSLGQASPNLSSALKELSTDLEKTMKLAREGMDICRKLLDSFKNGTPLEDSIINKSMENLNLIDEKIKTDKTNTIIGFDLLLDEDENKILKSKSFTSVYEENFLIYKKIYETCALIYPLKIKK; this comes from the coding sequence TTGAGCTCAATCTCGAATAAAGAAAGCGCCGGCAATCGTGAAATTTTGTACAAGAACCTTTTTTATAATGCGGAACTTTTTTCTCGCCGGTTTCCTGAGCTCTCTGCTGCCTTGGGTCTTGACTCAGAAAACGGTATTAAACAATTTGCCGAAAAAATTCCTGAAAGCTATTATCTTGAAGAAGCAAAATTAAAAGAAAAAGATAAAAATATTTTTACTGCACGCATAAACGGAAAATACCTGCATTCAAAATATAATCCTATAAGCGAGGCCGAAAAAAATATCTCTCTTGATTTTTTTGAAGATAAAAAGGCTAAAAGCTCTTGTATTTTTTGCGGCCTTGGTTTGGGCTATACTCAAGAACTTTATGCAAAAAAATATCCTAAATCTTCTCTGATTATAATTGAGCCCGACCTCTTTGTTTTTTTTCTTTTTTTACAAAGCCGTCCATTGGATGATTTTTTTATGCACGAAAATCTGATACTTCTTTTAGGTCTTTATCCGAAAGATGTGTTGGATTTTTTTGAAAGCAAATCTTTTTTTGATATTCCGATTTTTAAAATTCAGTCCGTGATTGATGTAAGTTCTTCTTGGTTTTCAGAGTTTGAGGCCTTAAAAAAGCGGAGAAATGAAAAGACAAATTTAAACAAAAATACCTTAAAAAAATTCGGAAAACTTTGGCTTAAAAATTTTTTAAAAAATATGGAACAAACCGAAGGTCTTTTTGGCATCAATAAAATAGAAAATATTTTTGCTTCTTGTCCGGCTTTGATAATCGCTGCCGGTCCCGGCTTAGATGACACGATAAATCTTGTAAAAGAAAATGAAGATAAGTTTATAATCATTGCGGCAGATACGGCTGTAAGGGCTTGTCATAGGCATGGCCTAAAACCCGACTTTATTCTTTTAATGGATGCTCAATATTGGAACTATCTTCATCTTGCAGACCTCGACATTTCGGATTCGATTCTTATTACCGAATCTTCCGTATATCCGGCCGTTTTCCGTCTTAAAACAAAAGCCAAGTTTTTATGCACCTCCATGTTTCCCCTTGCTCAATATATAGAAAAACTTATAGGCGAAAAGGGGAAACTTGTTACAGGCGGTTCCGTTGCGACAGCTTGCTGGGATTTTGCAAGAATTTTAGGCTGTCATGAAATTATTTTTGCAGGCCTCGATTTAGCCTTTCCCGATTTTCAAACCCACTTTAAGGGAAGCCGCTTTGAAGAAGATGTAAATGCCTTTTCAAACCGGTTTTTTCCTTCGGAAACAGCTTCTCATCTAAGCCTTTATTCAGCCTCGCCCCAATTAAAAGAAGGTTATAAAGGAAAGGTTTTAAGCGACAAGAGAATGCAGATGTATGCTTGGTGGTTTGAAAGTAAGATTGCCGAGTTCCCCGATATTAAAACCTATAAGCTTTTACCGCGGGGATTAAAGATTCCGAATATGCCGGCTTTAAATATGGAAGAGTTTTTAATTAAAGCAAAAGCTTCGCCTCTTTCAAAAAAAATAAAAATCGAGAAGATGAGTGCTTTACCTAACTTGTCTTCTAAAAAAGAAGATAGTCTTGGACAAGCTTCTCCAAACCTTTCCTCTGCCTTAAAAGAATTAAGTACCGATTTGGAAAAAACTATGAAGCTTGCAAGGGAGGGTATGGATATATGCCGGAAACTCTTAGACTCTTTTAAAAACGGAACACCTCTTGAAGATTCTATCATAAACAAAAGTATGGAAAACTTAAACCTTATCGATGAAAAAATAAAAACCGATAAGACCAACACTATAATAGGCTTTGACCTCTTGCTTGATGAAGATGAAAACAAGATTCTTAAGAGCAAATCTTTTACCTCCGTTTACGAAGAAAATTTTTTAATATATAAAAAGATATACGAAACCTGTGCCTTAATTTATCCTTTAAAAATCAAAAAATAG
- a CDS encoding CPBP family intramembrane glutamic endopeptidase: MYFDKKTLRFLLEFMSIFLIFVLPPMLNKRDFTPPPQPEGLFYVLVFISKIVFFAAYEEILYRIYLPYRIKSFYGENPESFKSAFAVYEILPVIFFALAHRYLGPFNVLYAAAAGIIFRSLYILIQKKSSAKCSITTASIKAALCIIVFHSVHNGIIYFLIFKG, from the coding sequence ATGTATTTTGATAAGAAGACTCTAAGGTTTTTATTGGAATTTATGTCCATTTTCCTCATTTTTGTCCTCCCACCGATGCTAAATAAGAGGGATTTTACCCCTCCGCCTCAGCCGGAAGGCCTTTTTTATGTTTTAGTCTTTATATCAAAAATAGTTTTTTTTGCAGCCTATGAAGAAATTCTATACCGAATATATTTACCGTATAGAATAAAAAGTTTTTATGGAGAAAATCCTGAAAGCTTTAAATCGGCCTTTGCCGTCTATGAAATTCTTCCGGTCATTTTTTTTGCTCTGGCTCACCGTTATTTGGGTCCCTTTAATGTGCTTTATGCTGCGGCCGCAGGAATAATTTTTAGAAGCCTATATATTCTTATACAAAAAAAATCATCTGCAAAATGCAGCATAACAACGGCAAGTATAAAAGCGGCTCTTTGCATTATAGTGTTTCACTCTGTCCATAACGGCATCATCTATTTTTTGATTTTTAAAGGATAA
- a CDS encoding PilZ domain-containing protein, whose protein sequence is MYILIVFIIVFLLFAAFSFTFPGRRFLDSIRFFTEGKDRGFLFSNLLLLWRTANYVGLEDKTRLFWSVPALDECIRFIARQVENKLDADVSQKMQILLNKLYDYRTKIELEEVQKKRRIESTHEIYIGQICIIFVPRETTVYGKLMANTKNELVFALFDASAERAEKVNWQNKAVRVYFWKQNDAGYVFSSEAVKAKKIEDRLEVYVKHSKKIVRTQKRKSVRASCDIEGLMFPLRTGDPYNSVYETQGGVKSNVKDISEDGAMFFVRGKAAKGIRMKLQFKLKNTEIVMCGKIVRFIYDQPLNKSRVHFQCEFLDQKMKNVILSYIYNIATTDDNTEFINNILKEENNAHLGTGQEIKDGDSLEDGLPDGQMLYDFTEGKGAV, encoded by the coding sequence ATGTATATTCTTATAGTTTTTATTATTGTGTTTCTTTTATTCGCTGCTTTTTCGTTTACTTTTCCTGGAAGAAGGTTTTTGGACTCAATCCGTTTTTTTACCGAGGGGAAAGACAGGGGATTTTTATTTTCTAATCTTTTATTGTTGTGGCGGACGGCAAATTATGTAGGTCTTGAAGATAAAACACGTCTTTTTTGGTCGGTTCCGGCCTTAGATGAATGTATACGCTTTATTGCCCGTCAGGTTGAAAATAAGCTGGATGCCGATGTTTCACAAAAAATGCAAATTTTACTTAACAAACTCTATGATTACCGCACAAAAATTGAATTGGAAGAGGTTCAAAAAAAACGAAGAATTGAATCGACGCATGAGATTTATATCGGCCAAATTTGTATTATCTTTGTTCCGCGCGAAACAACCGTTTACGGCAAACTTATGGCAAATACAAAGAATGAGCTTGTGTTTGCTCTCTTTGATGCATCTGCAGAAAGAGCCGAAAAAGTTAATTGGCAAAATAAGGCTGTAAGAGTTTATTTTTGGAAACAAAATGATGCAGGGTATGTCTTTAGTTCTGAAGCCGTCAAGGCAAAAAAAATAGAGGACCGTCTAGAAGTTTATGTTAAGCATTCAAAAAAAATTGTGCGTACACAAAAAAGAAAATCGGTTAGAGCTTCATGTGATATTGAAGGCTTGATGTTTCCTCTTCGAACAGGAGATCCCTATAACTCCGTTTATGAAACTCAGGGCGGAGTAAAATCAAACGTAAAAGACATATCGGAAGACGGAGCTATGTTTTTTGTAAGAGGCAAGGCTGCAAAGGGAATCCGAATGAAGCTGCAATTTAAACTAAAAAATACCGAGATCGTAATGTGCGGTAAGATTGTCCGTTTTATTTATGATCAACCCTTAAATAAATCGCGAGTACATTTTCAATGTGAATTTTTAGATCAAAAAATGAAAAATGTTATTTTGTCCTACATATATAATATAGCAACGACCGATGATAACACCGAATTTATAAACAATATTTTAAAGGAAGAAAATAATGCTCATTTAGGAACCGGCCAAGAAATAAAAGACGGCGATTCTTTGGAAGACGGCTTACCTGACGGTCAAATGCTCTATGATTTTACAGAAGGTAAGGGGGCCGTATGA
- a CDS encoding ComEC/Rec2 family competence protein: protein MVNENKLTRNKFFVLKPIVISACAAVLSFYFFCAIGNYFNKFLISSIFILSFIIGFIFRKKKYSFIFAGLFIGSLAVLRLFFIYAEPFSLAELNKIKSIQAELTGEAYPAGDKYYAANAKLISFSYNNGAKFSAKGNIKIFFPSDMVLQNNAYGISVYKTGSRKEALANFSKGVIFEASGRFGTKKNSVSPLVFFGDKSVPEFLGWRSAVLRLRAFLRFYLMRLLSGWGSAGALLLALLSANRDFLILPVSEAFRNAGLAHVLALSGMHVSLVSLAALQMGSIFGKKSLAIKFSLVSIIFFVWFAGAAPSLNRALGMMILIIIGKSLGLQPPMISVLCTMLIFHIAVKPDDALSLGFMLSYGALAGILIFGSAVFDILNGKIPPKVLGSFSASIGAQTFTAPIVISKIGVLAPIGIIASVIVSPLISAFLILGLAAIFISLLFPFTGFIFSYFLNAFYDLIFFIIRTFALFPLMTTASFFDSLTFAILPFTAGLICVFYADRKLKRRESLLK from the coding sequence GTGGTAAATGAAAACAAATTAACACGTAATAAGTTTTTTGTATTAAAACCGATTGTAATTTCAGCCTGTGCGGCTGTTCTATCGTTTTATTTTTTTTGTGCAATAGGAAATTATTTTAATAAATTTTTGATAAGTTCTATTTTTATTTTAAGTTTTATAATCGGTTTTATATTTAGAAAAAAGAAATATTCTTTTATCTTTGCAGGGCTTTTTATAGGAAGCCTTGCCGTGTTGCGTCTATTTTTTATCTATGCGGAACCTTTTTCCCTTGCCGAATTAAATAAGATTAAAAGCATTCAAGCCGAACTTACGGGAGAAGCCTATCCTGCCGGAGACAAATACTATGCTGCAAATGCTAAACTTATTTCTTTTTCGTATAATAATGGGGCTAAATTTTCTGCAAAGGGAAATATAAAAATATTTTTTCCTTCGGATATGGTATTACAAAATAATGCTTACGGAATTTCGGTCTACAAGACCGGTTCAAGAAAAGAAGCTTTAGCCAATTTTTCCAAGGGCGTAATATTTGAAGCTTCGGGACGTTTCGGTACAAAGAAAAATAGTGTGAGCCCCTTAGTTTTTTTTGGAGATAAATCCGTCCCCGAATTTTTAGGCTGGAGATCTGCCGTTTTAAGATTAAGAGCTTTTTTACGGTTTTATCTTATGCGTTTGTTGTCAGGGTGGGGGAGTGCAGGTGCTTTGCTTTTAGCCCTCCTTTCTGCAAACAGGGATTTTTTGATTCTTCCTGTTTCGGAAGCTTTTAGAAATGCAGGGCTTGCTCATGTTTTGGCCCTTTCAGGAATGCATGTTTCTTTGGTAAGTCTGGCTGCCTTGCAGATGGGCTCTATATTCGGAAAAAAAAGCCTTGCGATAAAGTTTTCTCTAGTTTCCATTATCTTCTTTGTTTGGTTTGCAGGAGCTGCCCCCTCTCTTAATCGTGCCCTCGGCATGATGATTTTAATTATTATAGGCAAGTCCTTGGGTCTTCAGCCTCCTATGATTTCGGTTTTATGTACAATGCTTATTTTTCATATTGCCGTAAAGCCTGATGATGCCCTAAGTCTCGGCTTTATGCTTTCTTACGGTGCCTTGGCCGGAATTCTTATCTTTGGAAGTGCCGTATTCGATATCTTAAACGGGAAAATACCTCCTAAAGTACTGGGAAGTTTTTCGGCTTCAATAGGTGCTCAAACCTTTACCGCCCCCATTGTAATAAGCAAAATAGGAGTCCTAGCGCCTATAGGTATAATTGCTTCTGTCATTGTAAGCCCTCTTATATCTGCCTTTTTAATTTTAGGCCTTGCGGCAATTTTTATTTCTCTTTTATTTCCGTTTACCGGCTTTATTTTTTCTTACTTTTTAAATGCTTTTTATGATTTGATATTTTTTATTATTCGAACTTTTGCCCTTTTTCCTCTGATGACGACAGCCTCTTTTTTTGATAGCTTGACTTTTGCAATACTTCCCTTTACGGCCGGCCTAATTTGTGTGTTCTATGCCGACAGGAAATTAAAAAGAAGAGAGAGCCTTTTAAAATGA
- a CDS encoding YigZ family protein, giving the protein MKVLMQYALSELNVKNSRFLAEIFPIKSAAEARELLKNQKGKYEDARHVVHAFVVGENGEVLGCSDDGEPSGTAGRPALAVLKGSGITNIMLTITRWFGGTLLGTGGLVKAYSDSAKLVLQEAVTEELIKKETFQFECSYSEWENLKRSLDEFSVEMLQADYGERIRVKGQIPLEKKAPFEAFIENASKGGISLVFPAYTQGDC; this is encoded by the coding sequence ATGAAAGTTTTAATGCAGTATGCTTTAAGTGAGCTCAACGTAAAAAACTCAAGATTTTTAGCGGAAATTTTTCCTATAAAGTCGGCCGCCGAAGCTAGGGAACTTTTAAAAAACCAAAAGGGAAAATACGAAGATGCCCGCCATGTAGTTCATGCCTTTGTTGTCGGAGAAAACGGAGAAGTCTTAGGCTGTTCCGATGACGGCGAGCCTTCTGGAACTGCCGGCCGGCCGGCTCTTGCAGTGCTCAAGGGTTCAGGAATTACAAACATAATGCTTACAATTACACGCTGGTTCGGCGGAACCCTTTTGGGAACGGGCGGTTTGGTAAAAGCTTACTCGGATTCTGCAAAACTTGTTCTTCAAGAAGCTGTAACCGAAGAGCTTATCAAAAAAGAAACCTTTCAATTTGAATGCTCTTATTCCGAATGGGAAAATTTAAAACGCAGTCTTGATGAATTTTCGGTTGAAATGCTACAAGCCGATTACGGCGAAAGGATAAGGGTAAAGGGGCAAATTCCGTTAGAAAAAAAAGCACCCTTTGAAGCCTTTATTGAAAATGCTTCAAAGGGCGGTATAAGTTTAGTTTTTCCAGCCTATACTCAAGGAGATTGTTGA
- a CDS encoding FecR family protein, with the protein MKKVFLIISLVCFMLTPLLAISGEVVAVKGKAEIKQGGKWIPAKAGNKITSGLMISTGFKSELTLKIDGSVITVKPMTRLTIEEIAEKNETVSSEVYLNVGSVKADVKPASTKKVEFKVKTPVATASVRGTSGEISSDGLLIGTSGIWAYVNNDGIETRVHIGDSVIINDTGMVTPAQNIKANEVLPASITTLAEAEANSHTLISQSPGIEEAINTAASVSTISLSIGWKN; encoded by the coding sequence ATGAAAAAGGTATTTCTTATTATCAGTTTGGTTTGCTTTATGTTGACTCCGCTTTTAGCAATTAGCGGTGAAGTTGTTGCAGTCAAGGGAAAGGCTGAAATAAAGCAAGGCGGAAAATGGATTCCTGCAAAAGCAGGAAACAAAATAACATCGGGACTTATGATTTCGACAGGGTTTAAATCCGAACTGACTTTAAAAATTGACGGTTCCGTTATTACGGTTAAACCTATGACAAGGCTTACGATTGAAGAAATCGCCGAAAAGAATGAAACAGTATCTTCGGAAGTTTACTTAAATGTAGGTTCCGTAAAAGCCGATGTAAAACCGGCTTCAACAAAAAAAGTTGAGTTTAAAGTAAAAACACCTGTTGCAACAGCTTCCGTCCGAGGAACATCCGGAGAGATAAGCTCTGATGGTCTTTTAATAGGAACGAGCGGAATATGGGCATATGTCAACAATGATGGAATTGAAACAAGGGTACATATCGGCGACTCTGTTATTATAAACGATACGGGTATGGTAACTCCGGCTCAAAACATTAAAGCAAATGAAGTTTTACCGGCATCAATCACAACTCTTGCCGAAGCGGAAGCTAATTCCCATACGCTTATCAGCCAATCTCCGGGCATTGAAGAAGCAATAAATACGGCTGCTTCAGTTTCAACAATCTCCTTGAGTATAGGCTGGAAAAACTAA
- a CDS encoding ATP-binding protein: MAAGKQLIKENSAYIDILPEWAQELSRKYCSKTANLYFVHGNIRDFLPHQITEYGHNFLFVKIRDYISEVLFGNQDIIVYYDKSGGISFCTSDMERAYLETMHMTYPDVPPENFLSRDPEEAFSYLERYFVLNFGKNLRIVLIVDYAETIIPADEIGNLDETDRYCLVTLNRWSHEPSFTREDISIIMLTENLTDLNPRLTASPSTIKVRIPLPDAAVRVNFLEHLRRTEEILLAERGLSPERMGALTSGLNLLNLYQLVGESYQDDKPISLDYLATKKREIIENEAGGLLEFIDTDYDLSLVSGHDFVKKRFKIAAKALKAARTDVLPMGYLISGPIGTGKTFIVSAFAGEIGIPMVRLRNFRSQWQGATESNLEKVLNILRAMSPVAVMIDEADVVLGNRTANDVSGTSSRVFAQIANFMGNTAYRGKIIWFLITCRPDLIPVDLKRQGRAEEHLALFYPETDAERLDLFETLQRKLRIKLHDVNLNSIIKKIKFDVSGADIEAILVRAKMNATVEGRAMVIQKDLEETIADFIPPSYPYEIELQNLVAAIECTSKEMVPKKYQSMQRSAMSAEIFEIKQLLGEK; encoded by the coding sequence ATGGCAGCAGGAAAACAGCTGATTAAAGAAAATAGTGCCTATATAGATATTTTGCCGGAATGGGCACAGGAGCTTTCCAGAAAATATTGCTCAAAAACGGCAAATCTTTACTTTGTACATGGAAATATAAGGGATTTTTTACCCCATCAAATAACCGAATACGGACATAACTTCTTGTTTGTAAAAATAAGGGATTATATTTCCGAAGTTTTGTTCGGAAATCAGGACATAATAGTGTATTATGATAAGTCGGGAGGTATTTCTTTTTGTACATCCGATATGGAAAGAGCTTATCTTGAAACAATGCATATGACTTATCCCGATGTGCCTCCCGAAAATTTTTTATCACGCGACCCTGAAGAGGCTTTTTCTTACCTTGAAAGGTATTTTGTTCTAAATTTCGGCAAGAATTTGAGGATTGTTCTCATCGTAGATTATGCCGAAACCATAATTCCTGCCGATGAGATAGGAAATTTGGATGAAACCGATAGGTACTGCCTTGTTACCTTAAACAGATGGTCCCATGAGCCTTCCTTTACTAGGGAAGATATTTCGATAATAATGCTTACCGAAAACCTGACAGACCTAAATCCCCGTCTTACAGCTTCTCCTTCTACAATAAAGGTACGTATTCCCCTGCCTGATGCTGCCGTAAGGGTTAATTTTTTAGAACATTTAAGACGTACCGAGGAAATCCTTTTAGCCGAGAGGGGCTTGAGCCCTGAAAGAATGGGCGCTTTAACCTCCGGCTTAAACCTATTAAATCTATATCAGCTTGTAGGAGAGTCTTATCAGGACGACAAGCCTATAAGTTTGGATTATTTGGCAACCAAAAAAAGGGAAATTATCGAAAATGAGGCCGGCGGCCTCTTGGAATTTATAGATACGGATTATGATCTATCCCTTGTTTCCGGCCATGACTTTGTAAAAAAACGCTTTAAAATTGCGGCAAAGGCTTTAAAGGCTGCCCGAACCGATGTTCTTCCTATGGGCTATCTTATTTCCGGCCCAATAGGAACGGGAAAAACCTTTATAGTGTCGGCCTTTGCCGGCGAAATAGGCATTCCCATGGTGCGTTTACGAAATTTCCGCTCTCAATGGCAGGGGGCTACCGAATCGAATCTTGAAAAAGTGCTGAATATTTTGAGGGCTATGTCGCCTGTGGCGGTTATGATAGATGAGGCCGATGTTGTGCTCGGAAACCGCACCGCGAACGATGTATCCGGTACTTCAAGCAGAGTTTTTGCTCAAATAGCAAATTTTATGGGAAATACGGCTTACAGGGGAAAGATAATCTGGTTTTTGATTACCTGCCGCCCCGACCTGATTCCCGTCGACTTAAAAAGGCAGGGCAGGGCTGAAGAACATTTGGCTCTTTTTTATCCCGAAACCGATGCCGAAAGGCTCGACCTTTTTGAAACCCTTCAAAGGAAGCTCCGCATTAAACTCCATGATGTAAATTTAAATTCGATAATAAAAAAGATTAAATTTGATGTGTCCGGTGCGGATATAGAAGCCATACTTGTGCGTGCTAAGATGAACGCGACTGTAGAAGGCAGGGCAATGGTTATACAAAAAGACTTGGAAGAAACTATAGCCGATTTTATTCCGCCTTCTTATCCTTATGAGATAGAGCTGCAAAATTTGGTTGCCGCAATCGAGTGCACAAGCAAGGAGATGGTTCCGAAAAAATATCAGTCCATGCAGCGCTCAGCGATGTCTGCTGAAATTTTCGAGATAAAGCAGCTTTTAGGCGAAAAATAA
- the nrdR gene encoding transcriptional regulator NrdR: protein MRCPHCGSCDDKVMESRTLAQGDCIRRRRECIACGYRFTSYEHIEEKPFMVIKKDGRREPFDRKKLEKGIERALEKRPVSLNSIENIVTEIEDQAILSSGLNKEIETTALGEMVLSHLYSIDKVAYIRFASVYKQFSNLDEFVNEVKKVRK, encoded by the coding sequence ATGAGATGTCCGCATTGCGGAAGCTGCGATGATAAGGTTATGGAATCAAGAACTCTGGCTCAAGGGGATTGTATCCGAAGGAGACGGGAGTGTATTGCCTGCGGTTACCGCTTTACAAGTTATGAGCATATTGAAGAAAAACCCTTTATGGTTATCAAAAAGGACGGCCGCAGGGAGCCCTTTGACCGAAAAAAGCTTGAAAAAGGTATCGAGCGGGCCCTTGAAAAGCGGCCTGTTTCCTTAAACAGTATAGAAAATATTGTTACTGAAATTGAAGATCAGGCTATTTTAAGTTCAGGACTTAACAAAGAAATAGAAACTACTGCTCTGGGCGAGATGGTTCTATCTCATTTGTATTCAATAGACAAGGTGGCGTATATCCGCTTTGCATCCGTTTATAAACAGTTCAGCAATTTGGATGAATTTGTAAACGAGGTAAAAAAAGTCAGAAAATAA